In Oncorhynchus clarkii lewisi isolate Uvic-CL-2024 chromosome 24, UVic_Ocla_1.0, whole genome shotgun sequence, one DNA window encodes the following:
- the LOC139382225 gene encoding calponin homology domain-containing protein DDB_G0272472-like, producing MAESEEVEKGNKMRTEREKERQREMDGLLRMRAEIETCNKVDHNRWKLDREVMEKVNKVRVEPEKERERLIKELLRQIREKEASIEVNHYQWKLERELLEKQRQSEVSDRKKMELKMAKLKVQNILNMAKVGEVTVKSTKLLSENEREREMLKKQRESLMADKEKIEVKMAKVTMEKILHLAKIGKLTMENTRLLAENERQREVLDKQRESTAADTQTLRDKISKEKMSLAKLWNVTVEDNKRLLAENERAEKERVRERNGWNLVKNGLKTALANADQERNQTLDGWKEDKGRWAKAKAGLRSLLDQRGERWMKEKEEIKSRSTQAAEEWMIELREKERAIEALEREKKRILCLHGQEKKGWEMEKGEMEKERLEFTGERERKSTEIEKMQRQKERWAIEKRDIVERTKEAHIKLHHMQTVLRFREQEQAQMEIEIAQIVRAKQEKKERKEREMLEKNKVKELLRARKAASKEEVRKNKERVKAHLDQVARIYNEKKQREKEREKLLKKSFGKENPMAYIPDRVLKNM from the exons ATGGCTGAAAGTGAAGAGGTGGAGAAAGGCAACAAGATGAGGACggaacgagagaaagaaagacaaagagaaatgGATGGGCTGCTGAGAATGAGAGCGGAGATTGAGACTTGTAACAAGGTAGACCACAACCGATGGAAGCTGGATAGAGAGGTGATGGAGAAAGTCAACAAGGTGAGGGTGGaaccagagaaagaaagagaaaggctAATTAAAGAGTTGCTTAGACAGATCAGGGAGAAGGAGGCTTCTATTGAGGTAAACCACTACCAATGGAAGCTAGAGAGAGAGTTGcttgagaaacagagacaaagtgAAGTGTCGGACAGAAAAAAGATGGAGCTCAAGATGGCAAAGCTGAAGGTGCAGAACATACTGAACATGGCCAAGGTAGGAGAGGTGACAGTGAAGAGTACCAAGCTGTTATCTGAGaacgaaagggagagagaaatgttgaagaaacagagagaaagctTAATGGCAGACAAAGAAAAGATAGAAGTCAAGATGGCAAAGGTGACGATGGAGAAGATACTGCACTTGGCCAAGATTGGGAAGTTGACCATGGAGAACACGAGGCTGTTAGCTGAGAATGAAAGGCAGCGAGAGGTGTtggacaaacagagagaaagcACAGCGGCCGACACACAAACGCTGAGGGACAAGATATCAAAGGAGAAGATGTCCTTGGCCAAGTTATGGAACGTGACAGTAGAGGACAATAAGAGGCTGTTAGCTGAGAATGAAAGggcggagaaggagagggtgagagagaggaatggatggaACCTCGTAAAAAATGGTTTGAAGACAGCTTTGGCCAATGCAGACCAGGAGAGGAATCAGACCCTAGATGGCTGGAAGGAGGACAAGGGTAGATGGGCCAAGGCCAAGGCTGGCCTACGAAGCCTCTTGGATCAACGGGGGGAAAGGTGgatgaaggagaaggaggagattaAGAGCAGGAGCACGCAGGCAGCGGAGGAGTGGATGATTGAgctgagagaaaaggagagagcgatagaggctCTGGAAAGAGAAAAGAAGAGGATTCTGTGCCTGCATGGACAAGAGAAGAAGGGATGGGAGATGgaaaagggagagatggaaaagGAGAGGTTGGAGTTTACAGGGGAGCGGGAGAGAAAGAGCACTGAAATTGAGAAAATGCAAAGGCAAAAAGAGAGATGGGCAATAGAGAAGAGAGATATTGTGGAGCGGACGAAGGAGGCCCACATAAAGCTGCACCACATGCAGACTGTCCTGAGGTTCAGAGAGCAAGAGCAGGCACAG atGGAAATTGAAATTGCCCAGATAGTCAGGGCAAAGCAGGAGaaaaaggagaggaaagaaagagagatgttgGAGAAGAACAAAGTGAAAGAGCTGCTCAGAGCTAGAAAAGCAGCGAGTAAGGAAGAAGTCAGGAAGAACAAGGAGAGGGTGAAAGCCCACCTAGACCAGGTGGCAAGGATCTATAAcgaaaagaaacagagagagaaagaaagagaaaagctGCTGAAAAAGTCATTTGGCAAAGAAAATCCCATGGCGTACATCCCAGACCGCGTACTGAAAAATATGTAA